One Cryptomeria japonica chromosome 9, Sugi_1.0, whole genome shotgun sequence genomic window carries:
- the LOC131042883 gene encoding laccase-12-like, whose translation MSSTLGVSNSLMMSKQYSARFMVLLFTFIFLFDSLACADLHTHTFVLESTNVTGLCKTYNIITVNGQLPGPTLHVRNGDTLHVTVYNRAKHNATIHWHGVRQIRTGWADGPGYITQCPIQPGGKFTYTFTIIGQEGTLWWHAHVSWLRATVHGAMIILPKNGSSYPFTQPDAEIPIVLGEWWNSDPIEVEEEAKLSGGAPNVSDGFTVNGQPGDLYNCSTSGTTNFPVEHGKTYLLRIVNAAVNNHLFFKIASHNLTVVSVDASYTKPYTTDILMLTSGQTTDVLLTANQAEARYYMAAKVYTTQSEANIDNTTTTAILGYVGSNSSATPILPDLPVYNDTATVTTFTRSLRSLASQEHPVDVPQSISDSSIITVGLGLRPCETGGNCGGPNNTRLAASMNNISFVLPDVAILQAYYFGVNGVFTTDFPSNTPVVYNYTGDVPKTLWAPISGRKVKVIDYNATVQVVFQGTNIFQADNHPMHIHGYDFYIVGEGFGNYDNETDPSSFNLVDPPQRNTVGVPVNGWAAIRFKAGNPGAWFVHCHFDDHVTWGLDTVFIVKNGPSALESLIPPPVDLPKC comes from the exons atgagcagcactttaggTGTTTCTAATTCATTAATGATGTCAAAACAATACTCGGCAAGGTTTATGGTATTGCTGTTTACATTCATTTTCTTATTTGATTCTCTTGCATGCGCAGACCTACACACCCACACATTCGTT CTTGAATCCACAAATGTTACTGGACTGTGTAAGACATATAACATTATCACAGTGAATGGTCAGCTTCCAGGTCCAACTCTGCATGTCCGAAATGGCGACACACTTCATGTTACAGTTTATAACAGGGCCAAGCACAACGCCACTATCCACTG GCATGGAGTGAGACAGATTCGCACAGGGTGGGCTGATGGACCAGGTTACATTACACAGTGCCCGATACAACCAGGGGGTAAATTTACTTACACGTTCACCATTATTGGACAGGAAGGAACGTTGTGGTGGCATGCCCATGTTTCATGGCTCCGTGCAACAGTTCATGGAGCAATGATCATCCTTCCGAAGAATGGCAGCTCTTATCCATTTACCCAACCCGATGCTGAGATTCCTATAGTTTTAG GGGAGTGGTGGAACAGTGATCCCATCGAAGTCGAAGAGGAAGCAAAACTGAGTGGAGGTGCACCGAATGTTTCAGACGGTTTCACTGTAAATGGACAGCCAGGAGACCTCTATAACTGCTCAACCTCAG GAACAACAAATTTCCCTGTAGAACACGGAAAAACCTACCTACTTCGTATCGTAAATGCTGCAGTCAATAATCACCTCTTTTTCAAGATTGCATCACACAATCTTACAGTGGTATCTGTGGATGCCTCCTACACAAAGCCATACACAACAGACATACTGATGTTAACATCTGGTCAGACTACAGACGTTCTTCTCACGGCCAATCAAGCCGAAGCCAGATATTATATGGCCGCCAAAGTATACACTACTCAATCTGAAGCAAATATTGATAACACCACAACAACCGCCATTTTAGGCTACGTGGGCTCTAATTCATCTGCCACTCCAATCCTCCCTGACCTTCCAGTATACAATGACACTGCAACAGTGACCACATTTACCCGATCCTTACGAAGCCTGGCTTCACAGGAGCATCCAGTGGACGTTCCCCAAAGCATAAGCGACAGTAGCATCATAACCGTAGGACTCGGTTTACGCCCTTGTGAAACCGGCGGTAATTGTGGTGGCCCTAACAATACCAGACTGGCTGCGAGTATGAACAACATATCTTTTGTGCTGCCTGATGTCGCCATTCTGCAAGCTTATTACTTCGGCGTTAATGGAGTCTTTACCACCGACTTTCCTTCCAACACTCCAGTTGTGTATAATTATACCGGCGATGTACCCAAAACTCTGTGGGCGCCAATTTCTGGCAGAAAAGTTAAAGTCATTGATTATAATGCCACAGTTCAAGTTGTGTTTCAGGGAACCAATATCTTCCAAGCAGACAACCATCCAATGCATATTCATGGGTATGACTTTTATATTGTAGGAGAGGGTTTTGGTAATTATGATAATGAAACAGATCCGAGCTCTTTCAATCTGGTCGATCCACCTCAACGAAATACAGTAGGGGTTCCGGTCAATGGATGGGCCGCTATCAGATTCAAAGCTGGCAATCCAG GTGCATGGTTCGTACATTGTCACTTTGATGACCATGTAACATGGGGATTGGATACTGTCTTTATTGTCAAGAACGGCCCTAGTGCTTTGGAAAGTTTGATCCCTCCTCCTGTTGACCTCCCCAAATGCTAA